In one Pseudomonas fitomaticsae genomic region, the following are encoded:
- a CDS encoding ABC transporter ATP-binding protein — MREHLIEIRDLRVAFKGQEVVHGIDLDICPGECLALVGESGSGKSVTAHSILQLLDPTITQIDGSIRYGGEELLGVHERYLRQLRGNRIAMIFQEPMSSLNPLHSIERQLGESLALHKGLAGAAARKRILELLELVGIQRPRERLKAYPHQLSGGQRQRVMIAMALACEPQLLIADEPTTALDVTVQRRILLLLKELQQRLGMALLIISHDLNLVRTIAQRVAVMRAGEIVEHASCEQLFRAPQHPYSIELLNAEPGGAALCRDAAEDLLEVRDLHVRFPLGGGWLRAKSYLHAVNGIDLNLQRGKTLGIVGESGSGKSTLGQAILRLIDADGSIRFKSEALEQLSGKQLRPLRKRLQVVFQDPFGSLSPRLCVEQIIAEGLQVHSDLNVQAREQAVIDVLKEVGLDPETRHRYPHEFSGGQRQRIAIARALVLKPDLILLDEPTSALDRTVQKQIVALLRRLQEEHGLTYLFISHDLAVVRALAHDLIVMKDGEVLERGETAALFHSASHPYTRELLAASFVTPVTAETGRQEASLSPAGHIR; from the coding sequence ATGCGTGAACATCTGATCGAAATACGCGACCTGCGGGTGGCGTTCAAAGGGCAGGAAGTGGTGCATGGCATCGACCTCGATATCTGCCCGGGGGAATGTCTGGCGCTGGTGGGCGAGTCGGGTTCCGGCAAGTCGGTGACGGCCCACAGCATCCTGCAACTGTTGGACCCTACCATCACGCAGATTGACGGCAGCATCCGCTACGGCGGCGAAGAGTTGCTGGGTGTACACGAGCGCTATCTGCGGCAACTGCGCGGCAACCGCATCGCGATGATTTTTCAGGAGCCGATGAGTTCTCTAAACCCGTTGCACAGCATCGAGCGGCAACTCGGCGAAAGCCTGGCGCTGCACAAGGGCCTGGCGGGCGCGGCGGCGCGCAAACGGATTCTGGAGCTGTTGGAACTGGTCGGTATTCAACGACCGCGCGAGCGGCTGAAGGCGTATCCGCATCAGCTCTCCGGCGGGCAGCGGCAACGGGTGATGATCGCCATGGCACTGGCGTGCGAACCGCAGTTGCTGATCGCCGATGAGCCGACCACGGCCCTCGACGTCACGGTGCAGCGCAGGATTCTGTTGCTGCTCAAGGAACTGCAACAGCGGCTGGGCATGGCACTGCTGATCATCAGTCACGACTTGAATCTGGTGCGCACCATCGCCCAGCGGGTGGCGGTGATGCGCGCGGGCGAGATCGTCGAACATGCAAGCTGCGAGCAACTGTTCCGCGCGCCGCAGCATCCCTACAGCATCGAATTGCTCAACGCCGAACCCGGCGGTGCGGCGCTGTGTAGGGATGCAGCGGAGGATTTGCTTGAGGTTCGCGATCTGCATGTGCGTTTTCCGCTGGGCGGCGGATGGCTGCGGGCCAAGTCGTATCTGCATGCGGTCAATGGCATCGATCTGAACCTGCAACGGGGCAAAACTCTGGGCATTGTCGGTGAGTCGGGCTCGGGTAAATCCACACTGGGTCAGGCGATCCTGCGCCTGATCGACGCCGACGGTAGCATCCGCTTCAAGAGTGAGGCGCTTGAGCAGCTCAGCGGCAAACAATTGCGTCCGTTGCGCAAACGCCTGCAAGTGGTATTTCAGGATCCGTTCGGCAGCCTCAGCCCGCGTTTGTGCGTGGAGCAGATCATTGCCGAAGGTTTGCAGGTGCACAGTGACCTGAATGTGCAGGCGCGCGAGCAGGCAGTCATTGATGTATTGAAGGAAGTCGGGCTCGATCCCGAGACTCGCCATCGTTATCCCCACGAGTTTTCCGGTGGGCAACGACAACGCATCGCGATTGCCCGGGCGCTGGTGCTCAAGCCGGATCTGATCCTGCTGGATGAGCCGACCTCGGCGCTGGATCGCACGGTGCAGAAACAGATCGTCGCGCTGTTGCGCCGGTTGCAAGAGGAGCACGGGCTGACTTATCTGTTCATCAGTCATGACCTGGCGGTGGTGCGGGCGCTGGCCCATGACTTGATCGTGATGAAGGACGGAGAGGTGCTGGAGCGCGGGGAGACCGCAGCGTTGTTTCACTCGGCGAGCCATCCCTATACGCGGGAGTTGCTGGCAGCATCGTTTGTGACACCGGTCACGGCAGAGACGGGCAGGCAGGAGGCCAGCCTTTCACCGGCAGGGCATATCCGGTAA
- a CDS encoding ABC transporter permease, with product MPTLSPIGQRRWARFKAHRRGWWSLWLFLALFGLSLGGELVANDKPLLVTYQGEWYFPAFKRYTEQDFGGELPFQPDYRSVQVRELIEGLGGRMWFAPIPFGFDTANYDLTEPAPSPPTAENWLGTDDQARDVLARVIFGTRVSLLFALALTAVSALIGIAAGALQGYYGGWVDLLGQRLLEVWSGLPVLYLLIILSGFVEPNFWWLLGIMALFSWLSLVDVVRAEFLRSRGLEYVKAARALGVGDAQVIVRHILPNAMSATLTYLPFILTGAIATLSALDFLGFGMPAGSASLGELIGQGKNNLQAPWLGLTAFFALALILSLLVFIGEACRDAFDPRT from the coding sequence ATGCCGACGCTTTCTCCCATCGGACAGCGCCGTTGGGCGCGGTTCAAGGCCCATCGACGCGGCTGGTGGTCGTTGTGGCTGTTTCTCGCGCTGTTCGGCCTGAGCCTGGGCGGCGAACTGGTCGCCAACGACAAACCGTTGCTGGTGACGTATCAGGGCGAGTGGTATTTCCCGGCGTTCAAGCGCTACACCGAGCAGGACTTCGGCGGCGAGCTGCCGTTCCAGCCCGACTACCGCAGCGTCCAGGTGCGTGAACTGATCGAGGGGCTGGGCGGGCGGATGTGGTTTGCGCCGATCCCGTTCGGATTCGATACGGCCAACTACGACCTCACCGAACCGGCCCCGAGCCCGCCCACCGCTGAAAACTGGCTGGGCACCGACGATCAGGCGCGGGATGTGCTGGCGCGGGTGATATTCGGCACGCGGGTATCGCTGTTGTTCGCATTGGCATTGACGGCGGTGAGCGCGTTGATCGGCATCGCCGCCGGTGCCTTGCAGGGCTATTACGGCGGCTGGGTCGACTTGCTCGGGCAGCGTTTGCTGGAAGTGTGGTCGGGGCTGCCGGTGCTTTATCTGTTGATCATTCTGTCGGGCTTCGTCGAGCCGAATTTCTGGTGGTTGCTGGGGATCATGGCGCTGTTTTCCTGGCTGAGTCTGGTGGATGTGGTGCGCGCCGAGTTCCTGCGCAGCCGGGGGCTTGAGTATGTGAAAGCGGCGCGGGCGCTGGGTGTCGGCGATGCGCAGGTGATCGTGCGGCACATTCTGCCCAATGCCATGAGTGCAACGTTGACGTACCTGCCGTTCATTCTGACCGGGGCGATTGCGACGTTGTCGGCGCTGGATTTTCTCGGCTTCGGCATGCCCGCCGGCAGTGCTTCGCTGGGCGAGCTGATCGGTCAGGGCAAGAACAATCTGCAAGCACCGTGGCTGGGGCTGACGGCTTTTTTTGCCCTGGCGCTGATTCTTTCACTACTCGTATTCATCGGCGAAGCCTGCCGTGATGCCTTCGACCCCAGGACTTGA
- a CDS encoding microcin C ABC transporter permease YejB gives MWGYSLRRLLLIVPTLLAILLVNFVIVQAAPGGPVEQAIARLQGIGVGAAVGASHVESIGGESRATRGLDPKLVAEIERQYGFDKSAGERLWLMLKSYAQLDFGKSFFRGASVTELIWQKLPVTLSLGLWATLITYLVSIPLGIRKAVHNGSAFDVWSSAAIIIGYAMPGFLFALLLIVVFAGGTALDWFPVRGLVSDNFAELSLWGKVADYFWHLVLPVSALVIGGFATLTILTKNSFLNEISRLYVVTARAKGLSERQVLYGHVFRNAMLLVVAGLPQALVTVFFGGSLLIEVIFSLDGLGRLSYEAAVSRDYPVVFGSLFIFTLFGLLIKLLGDLCYTLVDPRIDFTARTA, from the coding sequence ATGTGGGGTTATAGCCTGCGGCGTCTGCTGCTGATCGTGCCGACCTTGCTGGCGATTCTGCTGGTGAACTTCGTGATCGTGCAGGCCGCGCCCGGTGGCCCGGTCGAACAGGCCATCGCCCGCTTGCAGGGGATTGGTGTCGGTGCGGCGGTGGGGGCCAGTCATGTCGAGAGCATTGGCGGCGAGTCCCGCGCGACCCGTGGCCTGGACCCGAAGCTGGTGGCCGAGATCGAGCGCCAGTACGGCTTCGACAAAAGCGCCGGCGAGCGCTTGTGGCTGATGCTCAAGAGCTACGCGCAACTGGACTTCGGCAAGAGTTTTTTCCGGGGGGCGTCGGTGACCGAGCTGATCTGGCAGAAGCTGCCGGTGACCTTGTCGCTAGGTTTGTGGGCGACGCTGATCACCTATCTGGTGTCGATTCCGCTGGGCATCCGCAAGGCCGTGCACAACGGTTCGGCGTTCGATGTCTGGAGCAGCGCGGCGATCATCATCGGCTACGCGATGCCCGGCTTTCTGTTTGCGCTGTTGCTGATCGTGGTGTTCGCCGGCGGTACGGCGCTGGACTGGTTTCCGGTGCGCGGGCTGGTCTCGGACAACTTTGCCGAGCTGTCGCTGTGGGGCAAGGTCGCTGACTACTTCTGGCATCTGGTGTTGCCGGTCAGCGCGCTGGTGATCGGCGGGTTTGCAACGCTGACGATCCTGACCAAGAACAGCTTCCTCAACGAGATCTCGCGGTTGTACGTGGTCACGGCCCGGGCCAAGGGCCTGAGTGAACGACAGGTGTTATACGGGCATGTGTTTCGCAACGCGATGCTGCTGGTGGTGGCCGGATTGCCTCAGGCATTGGTCACGGTGTTCTTCGGCGGTTCGTTACTGATCGAAGTGATCTTCTCCCTCGACGGTCTCGGCCGCCTGAGTTACGAAGCGGCGGTGTCGCGGGATTACCCGGTGGTGTTCGGTTCGCTGTTCATCTTCACCCTGTTCGGGCTCTTGATAAAACTGTTGGGCGACCTGTGCTACACGCTGGTCGATCCGCGCATCGATTTCACCGCGAGGACTGCCTGA
- a CDS encoding extracellular solute-binding protein, which translates to MFSRVILFSVGLLLSPALFAAPQHALTVYGEAPKYAPDFQHLAYANPDAPKGGTLRRSSLESGPFDHLIPYIDKGTGVADIDGWLYAPLAYRSKDEPYSVYGLVAQRMELGADRRWLRFYLNPKARFEDGTPITAGDVRYTFELFTTQGSLKYRQQFRDVAEVQVESPTQVRFVFKNNESRTLPLDLATLPVLPEHWWRTRNFADGAGFEIPPGSGPYKVSAVDAGRSVKFQRIKDWWAKDLPITRGLYNFDQLSVEFFADTDVSRQVLKAGGFDYNREFSATSYTIGYAGAALEQGKLLREHLAPGAAQGAQGFVFNLQKPMFQDRRVRQAIAMLWDFEWSNRQMMRSMYLRQRSFFSHSALSATELPDAEELKILEPWRGRIPDEVFSQVFEAPRTDGSGNIRAQQLQALKLLEAAGWKPRGDQLMNAAGEPLQFTFLNGQKGFERLLLPFKRNLAQIGIGFDIRQVDTAQYTNRVRSRDYDMIVVGYPVSQAPGRELFNYFGSDGADDPGSNNYMVLRDPAVDALLEGVVQADNRESLLRHAHALDRVLQWGYYWIPNYYPPGISTVWWNRFGRPAIAPLYDAGLDTWWEISPTALTSTQMQQQQKEYAHVGL; encoded by the coding sequence ATGTTTTCCAGAGTCATTCTGTTCAGCGTCGGTCTGTTGCTGAGCCCGGCGCTGTTCGCCGCGCCTCAACATGCCCTCACGGTCTATGGCGAAGCCCCGAAATACGCCCCGGACTTCCAGCACCTGGCCTACGCCAACCCCGACGCGCCCAAGGGTGGAACCTTGCGCCGCTCTTCACTGGAGAGCGGTCCGTTCGATCACCTGATTCCCTACATCGACAAAGGCACCGGCGTTGCCGACATCGACGGCTGGCTCTATGCGCCGCTGGCCTATCGCAGCAAGGACGAGCCCTACAGCGTCTACGGTCTGGTCGCGCAACGGATGGAGCTGGGCGCGGACCGGCGCTGGCTGCGCTTTTATCTGAACCCCAAGGCCCGGTTCGAGGACGGCACGCCGATCACCGCCGGAGACGTGCGCTACACCTTCGAGCTGTTCACCACTCAGGGCAGCCTCAAGTATCGCCAGCAGTTTCGCGATGTCGCCGAGGTGCAGGTCGAGTCGCCGACCCAGGTGCGTTTCGTGTTCAAGAACAACGAGAGCCGAACCTTGCCGCTGGATCTGGCGACGTTGCCAGTGCTGCCCGAGCATTGGTGGCGCACGCGCAATTTCGCCGATGGCGCAGGCTTCGAGATTCCGCCGGGCAGCGGACCGTACAAGGTCAGCGCGGTGGACGCCGGACGCAGCGTGAAATTCCAGCGGATCAAGGACTGGTGGGCCAAAGACCTGCCGATCACTCGCGGGCTCTACAACTTCGATCAGTTGAGCGTGGAATTTTTCGCCGACACCGACGTGTCGCGACAAGTGCTCAAGGCCGGCGGTTTCGATTACAACCGCGAGTTCTCCGCCACCAGTTACACCATCGGTTACGCCGGCGCGGCGCTGGAGCAGGGCAAGTTGCTGCGCGAACACCTCGCACCCGGCGCCGCGCAAGGTGCCCAGGGGTTTGTGTTCAATCTGCAGAAGCCGATGTTTCAGGATCGTAGGGTGCGGCAGGCGATCGCCATGCTCTGGGATTTCGAATGGAGCAACCGGCAGATGATGCGCAGCATGTACCTGCGCCAGCGCAGCTTCTTTTCCCACAGCGCGTTGTCGGCCACCGAACTGCCGGATGCCGAAGAACTGAAAATCCTCGAACCATGGCGCGGCAGGATTCCCGATGAAGTCTTCAGCCAGGTGTTCGAGGCGCCGCGCACCGACGGTAGCGGCAACATCCGCGCGCAGCAGTTGCAGGCGCTGAAATTGCTGGAGGCTGCTGGTTGGAAACCCCGTGGCGATCAATTGATGAATGCCGCCGGGGAGCCGTTGCAATTCACTTTTCTCAACGGCCAGAAGGGCTTCGAGCGTCTGCTGCTGCCGTTCAAGCGCAACCTGGCGCAGATCGGCATCGGCTTCGATATTCGTCAGGTCGACACCGCGCAATACACCAACCGCGTGCGCAGCCGCGACTACGACATGATCGTCGTCGGTTACCCGGTGAGTCAGGCGCCGGGGCGCGAGCTGTTCAACTATTTCGGCTCCGACGGTGCCGACGATCCTGGCTCCAACAACTACATGGTGTTGCGCGACCCGGCGGTGGATGCGCTGCTCGAAGGCGTGGTCCAGGCCGACAATCGCGAGAGTCTTCTGCGCCATGCTCATGCGCTGGATCGGGTGTTGCAATGGGGCTACTACTGGATTCCCAACTATTACCCGCCGGGGATTTCCACGGTCTGGTGGAACCGCTTCGGTCGCCCGGCAATTGCGCCGCTGTACGACGCCGGCCTCGATACCTGGTGGGAAATCAGTCCGACCGCGCTGACCTCGACGCAGATGCAGCAACAGCAAAAGGAGTACGCCCATGTGGGGTTATAG